A window of the Syntrophothermus lipocalidus DSM 12680 genome harbors these coding sequences:
- a CDS encoding type II secretion system protein gives MSLSKIRRKKQKGFTLIELMIVIAVIAILAAVLIPRSGVVQKSAKEAGVQANMRLVQAIMEGMSSKTYDSDNDFREALVTRINNSNALQNPFTGKKGAIDLGDLSTASDSTKAVNVSGGEAPSNGPKGLVWVQVLEDSNGLLTKVITGYDANGNTLDSVTVD, from the coding sequence ATGTCACTGTCGAAAATTAGGAGAAAAAAGCAAAAAGGATTCACGTTAATCGAACTGATGATAGTCATCGCGGTTATAGCGATATTGGCGGCGGTGTTGATTCCCAGGTCCGGCGTAGTACAGAAGTCCGCGAAAGAGGCCGGCGTACAGGCTAACATGAGATTGGTACAAGCGATAATGGAGGGCATGTCGAGCAAGACATATGATAGCGACAATGATTTTAGGGAGGCTCTCGTAACGAGAATAAACAACTCGAATGCTCTTCAAAACCCATTTACAGGTAAAAAGGGTGCTATCGATCTAGGAGACCTCAGCACAGCTTCAGACTCTACTAAGGCTGTAAACGTTAGTGGCGGAGAAGCACCTTCGAATGGACCGAAGGGATTAGTATGGGTTCAGGTTTTAGAAGATAGTAATGGTCTTTTAACCAAAGTCATTACTGGTTATGATGCAAATGGGAACACGCTTGATTCCGTAACGGTGGACTGA
- a CDS encoding prepilin peptidase gives MGTGLLVFLLGLSVGSFLNVCIERLPKGESVISPPSHCAACGHRLGLLDLIPVLSYFYLKGRCRYCQTSFSLQYPMVEMITGLLFAGAWARFGYSWNVLLAWVLVSCLTVITVADLKHMVIPDEVIIFALVTGGILLYLDSWARLKWGLASGLGAANFLALVILVSRGGMGWGDVKLAGVLGLFLGVGGTLVGLFVAFVAGALVGLSLVVAGRKGAKDLIPFGPFLSLGGLVAFFWGQEIVDWYLKLLVP, from the coding sequence TTGGGGACGGGTTTGTTGGTTTTTTTGCTGGGCCTGTCGGTCGGGAGTTTTCTCAACGTCTGCATCGAACGCCTACCTAAGGGAGAATCCGTGATATCCCCCCCTTCACACTGCGCCGCCTGCGGGCACAGGTTAGGGTTATTGGACCTTATCCCGGTGCTCAGCTACTTTTATCTCAAAGGCAGGTGCCGTTACTGCCAAACCTCCTTTTCCCTGCAATACCCGATGGTCGAGATGATAACCGGGTTGCTCTTTGCCGGTGCCTGGGCGCGGTTCGGGTACTCCTGGAATGTCCTACTCGCCTGGGTGTTGGTGTCCTGCCTAACCGTCATCACCGTGGCCGACCTGAAACACATGGTCATACCGGACGAAGTCATCATCTTTGCTCTGGTGACAGGTGGAATTTTGCTGTACCTGGATTCTTGGGCCCGGTTGAAATGGGGCCTGGCATCAGGGCTAGGGGCCGCCAATTTCCTGGCGCTGGTAATCCTCGTGTCCAGGGGAGGTATGGGCTGGGGAGATGTCAAACTGGCAGGAGTTTTGGGTCTGTTCCTGGGCGTGGGCGGCACCTTGGTGGGGCTTTTTGTGGCTTTTGTTGCCGGAGCCCTGGTCGGCTTATCGCTGGTAGTCGCAGGCAGAAAAGGTGCCAAGGATCTCATACCCTTTGGCCCTTTTTTATCCCTCGGGGGCCTGGTGGCCTTTTTCTGGGGACAGGAAATTGTCGACTGGTACCTGAAGCTGCTGGTGCCGTAG
- a CDS encoding type IV pilus twitching motility protein PilT, whose protein sequence is MPDERQEAEHDVTGGPAGRGYKRESFFHDLLVCAVRLGAADIHLTVGKPPVVRLNGVLWDLGDLAARGPDEGRREVGQFLHMWPEAGHALNPVQTEEIATCLVADSRRSEEMKKKGNADIAVSLPGLSRFRVNVYRQRGSFAVACRVLASRIPTAEELFPCTPSVGLVVRRLAELPRGLVLVTGPTGSGKSTTLAAMVNHINVNFKKHIITLEDPIEYLHRHKKSIVNQREVGEDVESFAEGLRAALREDPDVIMVGEMRDLETIATAITAAETGHLVLSTLHTNTAAETVERIIDAFPPHQQSQVRAQLASVLQGVISQQLLPRLDGQGLVCAAEVLVVTHAARALIREGKTHQVPSIIETGAQEGMIPLDRALAELVRMGVITEERARERAADSRLLSRYLERRG, encoded by the coding sequence TTGCCGGATGAGCGTCAAGAAGCGGAGCACGATGTCACAGGGGGTCCAGCAGGAAGAGGATACAAAAGAGAATCGTTTTTTCACGACCTTCTTGTATGCGCGGTACGGCTGGGGGCCGCCGATATTCACCTCACCGTGGGTAAGCCTCCGGTAGTGAGGCTGAACGGAGTCCTTTGGGACCTCGGAGACCTGGCGGCCAGAGGCCCGGACGAAGGCCGCAGGGAAGTTGGACAATTTTTACATATGTGGCCCGAGGCTGGCCATGCCCTGAATCCGGTGCAAACCGAAGAAATTGCCACCTGTTTGGTAGCGGATTCCCGCCGCTCCGAGGAGATGAAGAAGAAAGGCAACGCCGATATCGCGGTGTCGCTCCCTGGGCTTTCGCGGTTTCGGGTAAACGTATACCGGCAGCGAGGAAGTTTCGCTGTGGCCTGCCGGGTTTTGGCCAGCAGAATACCTACGGCCGAAGAACTCTTCCCCTGCACGCCTTCAGTGGGTCTGGTGGTGCGGCGGCTGGCCGAACTGCCGCGGGGGTTGGTATTGGTAACCGGGCCTACCGGCTCGGGCAAATCGACTACTCTGGCGGCTATGGTCAATCACATCAACGTAAACTTTAAGAAGCACATAATAACCCTCGAAGACCCGATCGAGTACTTGCACCGGCATAAAAAGAGTATTGTGAACCAGCGTGAGGTAGGAGAAGACGTGGAGAGTTTTGCCGAAGGATTGAGGGCTGCCCTGCGCGAAGACCCCGACGTTATAATGGTAGGTGAGATGCGGGACCTGGAAACGATAGCTACCGCTATTACCGCAGCCGAAACCGGGCACCTGGTTCTGTCCACCCTGCATACCAATACGGCGGCGGAGACGGTGGAGCGTATAATCGATGCTTTTCCTCCGCACCAGCAATCCCAGGTTAGAGCCCAGCTGGCTTCAGTGCTGCAGGGAGTTATATCTCAACAGTTACTCCCGCGCCTGGACGGGCAGGGACTGGTGTGTGCAGCCGAGGTGTTGGTAGTCACCCACGCGGCGAGAGCACTGATCAGAGAAGGTAAGACCCATCAAGTGCCTTCAATCATTGAAACGGGAGCTCAGGAAGGGATGATACCTCTGGATCGTGCCTTGGCCGAACTGGTGAGAATGGGTGTGATCACAGAGGAGCGGGCAAGGGAAAGAGCTGCCGATTCCCGCCTGCTTTCCAGGTATCTGGAAAGGCGAGGTTAG
- a CDS encoding methyl-accepting chemotaxis protein: MEAIDFWRNYAEIGRRILHFWDRAVAYASDTEKFTVVEEKNFEVPFAKVGKPVQKGGAIERAMLTKQPVVIEVDASVYGVALKSVGVPVLDDHGNAIGVYGIAFPRDIAVKTREMAQAFRENMHQIAAAIEETAASANEINLSAKRLEEEIQSAVEAVRKIEEIAGAIRQIAAESKMLGLNAAIEAARAGEQGRGFAVVADEVRKLAEESRSLVDTAQAMTKSIHEVTEHLGDYVNQMVRGTEEQAAAAEEITASVEEVASLSEQLEEIAAKL; the protein is encoded by the coding sequence GTGGAAGCGATCGATTTTTGGAGGAACTATGCGGAGATTGGGCGCAGGATTCTTCACTTCTGGGACAGGGCAGTGGCATATGCTTCTGATACCGAGAAATTTACCGTCGTAGAGGAAAAGAACTTTGAGGTGCCCTTCGCTAAAGTGGGAAAGCCGGTTCAAAAAGGGGGCGCTATTGAACGGGCGATGCTTACCAAACAGCCCGTAGTCATCGAGGTAGACGCGTCCGTATATGGTGTGGCTTTAAAGAGCGTTGGCGTACCTGTTTTGGATGACCATGGCAACGCCATCGGGGTTTACGGGATAGCTTTTCCGCGAGATATCGCGGTGAAAACAAGAGAAATGGCCCAGGCTTTTCGGGAAAACATGCACCAGATTGCAGCAGCTATTGAGGAAACGGCAGCTTCGGCTAACGAGATCAACCTGAGCGCCAAGCGGCTGGAGGAAGAGATTCAATCGGCGGTAGAAGCGGTCAGGAAGATTGAAGAGATAGCGGGAGCTATCAGGCAGATCGCGGCGGAGTCTAAAATGCTTGGTCTCAATGCGGCTATTGAAGCAGCCCGCGCTGGGGAACAGGGTCGGGGTTTTGCGGTTGTAGCAGACGAAGTCCGTAAACTGGCGGAGGAGTCAAGAAGCCTGGTAGACACGGCTCAAGCCATGACCAAGAGCATACACGAGGTCACAGAACACCTAGGAGATTACGTAAACCAGATGGTGAGGGGTACCGAGGAGCAGGCGGCGGCAGCAGAAGAGATCACCGCTTCAGTAGAGGAGGTAGCCTCCCTTTCGGAGCAGCTGGAGGAGATTGCGGCCAAGCTGTAG
- a CDS encoding type II toxin-antitoxin system VapC family toxin: protein MIKVFDAYAVLCWMQEEPGASYIEDLMEKAEKGSLDIRISAINIGEVVYRLIKVGREQDAALFMSDVTRHVFPWKVMPATNARVWEAARLKGRYSISYADAFVLALANETRGEIVTRDPEILEACEHGGFTLDPFAKGDRF, encoded by the coding sequence ATGATCAAGGTATTTGACGCTTATGCTGTGTTGTGCTGGATGCAGGAGGAACCGGGCGCCTCTTATATAGAAGACCTCATGGAAAAAGCCGAGAAGGGTTCCCTGGATATCCGGATCTCGGCGATTAACATTGGTGAGGTCGTCTATCGTTTGATAAAAGTCGGTCGCGAACAGGATGCCGCCCTGTTCATGTCGGATGTTACCAGGCACGTTTTTCCGTGGAAGGTTATGCCCGCTACAAATGCGCGTGTCTGGGAGGCGGCCAGACTAAAAGGCAGGTACAGCATCTCCTACGCTGACGCATTTGTTCTTGCCCTGGCTAACGAGACGAGAGGAGAAATCGTTACCCGGGATCCTGAAATACTTGAAGCCTGTGAGCATGGTGGCTTCACGTTGGATCCTTTTGCAAAGGGGGACCGTTTTTGA
- a CDS encoding AbrB/MazE/SpoVT family DNA-binding domain-containing protein, protein MSIVRLSSKGQLVLPKKIREHLGLKPGEQLKVDLIGGRIILEPVEPLTETDWHRWKGALKGDQALQGHLEEHRLEVVGDDQGI, encoded by the coding sequence ATGTCGATAGTCCGATTGTCTTCAAAAGGACAGCTAGTTCTTCCTAAGAAAATAAGGGAACATCTTGGGCTTAAGCCCGGCGAACAGTTGAAAGTAGATTTAATCGGGGGCAGGATAATTCTTGAACCCGTTGAGCCGCTAACCGAAACCGACTGGCACCGCTGGAAGGGGGCCTTGAAAGGAGATCAGGCACTTCAGGGACACCTAGAAGAACACAGGCTCGAGGTGGTCGGGGATGATCAAGGTATTTGA
- a CDS encoding CoA-transferase subunit beta has protein sequence MEYGKDYGKAEMMAVAIIREIQDGDIVFHGLASPTPMVAMKAAKALGKDFTYVTLSDGVDHNWQNPPYVASTLTANTYEGSVATFGLDEIFDLYASGKGDIAFLSCLQMDKSGRIAMSVLGGKDYDHPKLRGPGGAGSATLTPVTKRTIIWKPQHDTRTFVPHVQFATTAPAVDKPFTVITPLCIFRKPAGEKFLKLDCIFPYTTVEEVKANTGWEIEETDVPVVPPPTEEELKALKKVDPNGILYYEFK, from the coding sequence ATGGAATATGGCAAGGACTACGGCAAAGCGGAAATGATGGCGGTAGCCATCATTCGTGAGATTCAAGACGGGGATATTGTATTCCATGGCCTGGCTTCGCCGACTCCCATGGTAGCGATGAAGGCTGCAAAAGCTCTAGGCAAAGACTTCACTTATGTCACTTTAAGTGACGGGGTTGACCACAACTGGCAAAACCCGCCATACGTGGCTTCGACTCTTACGGCTAACACTTACGAGGGTTCGGTGGCTACTTTCGGACTGGATGAGATATTCGACCTCTATGCTTCAGGGAAAGGCGATATCGCGTTTCTGTCCTGTTTGCAGATGGACAAGTCCGGGCGTATTGCGATGTCGGTTTTAGGCGGAAAAGACTATGACCATCCCAAGCTGAGAGGGCCAGGTGGAGCAGGGAGCGCTACTTTGACCCCTGTTACTAAGCGTACGATCATTTGGAAGCCGCAGCATGATACCAGAACTTTTGTGCCCCACGTACAGTTTGCTACCACTGCTCCGGCTGTAGATAAGCCGTTCACGGTAATAACGCCACTGTGCATATTCCGAAAGCCGGCCGGAGAGAAGTTTCTCAAGTTAGACTGCATATTCCCGTACACTACAGTCGAAGAAGTAAAAGCGAATACGGGTTGGGAAATCGAAGAAACAGACGTACCAGTAGTGCCTCCTCCCACTGAGGAAGAACTCAAGGCATTGAAGAAGGTTGACCCCAACGGGATACTCTACTACGAGTTTAAATAA